The Lycium barbarum isolate Lr01 chromosome 10, ASM1917538v2, whole genome shotgun sequence genome includes a region encoding these proteins:
- the LOC132614515 gene encoding transcription factor BHLH089-like: MNEARAFQTNTPFNLAEIWPFTINAAPPYGFSNQEHIPMNDDPMVVDLRTNRKRREDDNESAKGVSTSGNNALSESDSKRLKATGSNENRESGGDGEGNSGKSADQPGKTAEPSKDYIHVRARRGQATDSHSLAERARREKISERMKILQDLVPGCNKVIGKALVLDEIINYVQSLQRQVEFLSMKLEAVNTRSPSIEGIPTKDFGQQAYETNGMAYGSQGTREYAGGTSPGWLHMQIGGGFERTT, from the exons ATGAATGAAGCTAGAGCGTTTCAAACTAATACGCCATTTAATTTGGCGGAGATCTGGCCGTTTACGATCAATGCTGCACCGCCTTATGGTTTCAGTAATCAAGAGCATATTCCGATGAATGATGATCCGATGGTTGTCGACCTCAGAACAAATAGGAAGCGACGCGAGGATGACAATGAATCTGCTAAAGGAGTTTCTACTAGTGGCAATAATGCCTTG AGTGAATCTGATAGTAAGCGGCTGAAGGCCACGGGATCAAATGAGAATCGGGAATCAGGAGGTGATGGGGAAGGGAATTCAGGAAAATCTGCAGATCAACCTGGAAAGACAGCTGAGCCATCTAAGGATTACATTCATGTGCGAGCAAGGAGAGGTCAAGCTACCGATAGTCACAGCCTAGCAGAAAGA GCCAGGAGAGAAAAGATCAGTGAGAGGATGAAAATCCTACAAGACTTAGTTCCTGGCTGTAACAAg GTTATTGGAAAAGCTCTCGTCCTTGATGAGATAATCAATTATGTCCAATCATTACAACGCCAAGTTGAG TTCCTATCAATGAAGCTCGAAGCAGTTAATACAAGATCCCCAAGCATCGAAGGAATCCCTACTAAAGAC TTCGGGCAGCAAGCATACGAGACAAACGGTATGGCATATGGTTCACAAGGTACAAGGGAATATGCCGGGGGAACATCACCAGGTTGGTTGCATATGCAGATTGGTGGTGGATTTGAAAGAACAACATAA
- the LOC132614516 gene encoding protein SHORT HYPOCOTYL IN WHITE LIGHT 1 translates to MAGAALLPISPSPFKLSSIACSLSPRFHSLSLSLLHQRNPILTICYAKFDGSIGEAAERMYRMNFEDDELVEEDDEEESDEEEESESSIDLLIRFVQNMFKKVSKRARKATRSILPDVISPQLVSFAVDGVLILASLSILKAFLEVVCTLGGAVFVAILLLRVLWSAVSYFQSTGSDFNSGGSSYGRTQPVA, encoded by the exons ATGGCGGGAGCTGCCTTACTGCCAATATCGCCATCTCCCTTCAAATTATCCTCAATTGCATGTTCTCTTTCTCCAAGATTTCACTCATTATCTCTCTCTTTGCTTCACCAAAGAAACCCCATACTCACCATTTGCTATGCCAAG TTTGATGGGTCGATTGGAGAAGCAGCAGAAAGGATGTacagaatgaattttgaagatgATGAGTTGGTGGAGGAAGATGATGAAGAAGAGAGTGATGAGGAAGAGGAGTCTGAGAGCAGTATTGATTTGCTAATTAGGTTTGTGCAAAATATGTTCAAGAAGGTTTCCAAGCGTGCTAGGAAAGCTACTCGTTCTATACTGCCAGACGTCATTTCTCCACAACTT GTCTCTTTTGCAGTTGATGGCGTTCTAATTTTGGCTTCACTCTCCATCTTGAAGGCATTTCTTGAG GTGGTCTGCACACTTGGTGGTGCTGTCTTTGTAGCAATTCTGTTATTACGTGTGCTCTGGTCGGCTGTTTCCTACTTTCAGTCTACTGGTTCAGATTTTAACAGCGGTGGAAGTTCCTATGGCAGAACACAACCCGTTGCATGA